The following proteins come from a genomic window of Leptolyngbyaceae cyanobacterium:
- the pyrE gene encoding orotate phosphoribosyltransferase, producing the protein MIGGIEESSGFAAFATLDLTTLRQHLLNLFCQLAYKEGDFVLSSGQRSSYYINGKLVTLHPHGALAIGRILLSMLPTDTQAVAGLTLGADPIVSAVSVVSAYENRPIPALIIRKEAKGHGTKAYIEGPELPQGAKVVVLEDVVTTGGSALKAVERLKDAGYIVDEVISLVDRKQGGAELYQSVGLKFEAVFAIGEIQERYKQLKV; encoded by the coding sequence ATGATCGGTGGAATTGAAGAATCATCTGGGTTTGCTGCTTTTGCAACATTGGATTTAACAACATTAAGGCAGCATCTTCTCAATTTGTTTTGCCAGTTGGCTTATAAAGAGGGTGATTTTGTGCTGTCTTCGGGTCAGCGTAGCTCTTATTACATTAACGGGAAGTTGGTGACGCTGCATCCTCATGGCGCTTTGGCGATCGGGCGCATCCTGCTATCTATGCTACCTACCGATACTCAGGCAGTAGCAGGTTTGACTTTGGGTGCAGATCCGATCGTATCCGCCGTCAGCGTAGTTTCTGCTTATGAAAATCGTCCGATTCCCGCTTTGATTATCCGCAAGGAAGCGAAAGGGCACGGTACAAAAGCTTACATTGAAGGCCCGGAATTACCGCAAGGTGCAAAAGTTGTAGTTTTGGAAGATGTGGTAACAACTGGTGGTTCGGCGCTGAAAGCAGTTGAGCGACTGAAAGATGCGGGTTATATCGTTGACGAAGTGATTTCGCTGGTGGACAGAAAACAGGGTGGTGCTGAGTTATACCAATCAGTTGGGTTGAAGTTTGAGGC